A single genomic interval of Vanessa atalanta chromosome 12, ilVanAtal1.2, whole genome shotgun sequence harbors:
- the LOC125067918 gene encoding uncharacterized protein LOC125067918, whose translation MGVLCYADDTLITATGRDFGDAARLAEVGTALTVDRMEALGLRVSISKTEALLFHGPRRGPPRGASITVQGTVIKVQAQMKYLGLILDGRWSFRQHFAQLGPKLINAAAALGRLLPNVGGPGSLCRRLYAGVVRSMALYGAPIWIDALTAGNRALLRKPQRVIAVRGIRGYRTVSWTAATLLAGDPPWELQAEVLSPTLNGIRKDSTLPTVSTNNQLAFNTTM comes from the exons atgggggtgctcTGTTACGCGGACGACACCCTCATCACGGCGACAGGGCGAGATTTTGGGGACGCAGCCCGCTTGGCTGAAGTCGGAactgctctcaccgtggaccggatGGAAGCGCTGGGCCTGAGGGTCTCCATTTCGAAAACGGAGGCTCTCCTTTTCCACGGTCCACGAAGGGGACCCCCTCGAGGGGCAAGTATCACCGTccaggggacggtgatcaaggtgcaggcccagatgaagtacctGGGCCTGATCCTGGACGGACGATGGAGCTTCAGGCAGCATTTCGCTCAACTCGGGCCgaagctcatcaacgccgctgcCGCCCTGGGACGCCTCCTACCAAATGTGggagggccgggatcgctatgtcgGCGACTATatgccggtgtagtgaggtcaatggcgctgtacggtgccccgatttggatagacgccctcaccgctggcaatcgggccctcttgcggaaaccgcagagggtcatagcagtgagaggtataagagggtaccgtacggtgtcatggactgcggcgacacttctcgcgggtgatccaccttgggaactccaagcagaggtgctc AGTCCTACACTTAATGGCATTAGAAAAGATAGCACGCTACCAACAGTATCAACAAATAATCAGCTCGCATTCAATACGACGATGTGA